A single Anopheles arabiensis isolate DONGOLA chromosome 2, AaraD3, whole genome shotgun sequence DNA region contains:
- the LOC120894035 gene encoding ubiquitin conjugation factor E4 A encodes MAESMDTSHKPNPLEQKTNAHIEKIFLITLNKNPQKNKQFVYVEDVAQGVDSGLLDLDVLEQALFERLMLPNPSEYLIPNNITTSDTPQIAETKAILYLYGCFERNEKPVEPNDSVALDNQRKMKALILRNVCTSLKQPELYEGQNLSNQLLDIFKQCSTDDYAVAGRFVSEAVNEIFTDTETESEGFAIIRGIFGPIFVVVMKALRAASLITIECWVMPFLQVFPSDKNNPRLALIFLGYTTPPPDSDGIKYSDSLLGQLLSLSIMPRNHNGPYEYYENPLTTNRSAVDSLSSNLWNYTKRHLARMHAFVKSFLLLGGTVRSKMLDWIGRCLHANVPRGQIWNTHHGMGMFGNQTTSPDAFSINLAGVLLRLCQPLLKPQLKVLIVDPTYCAVKEADKETKAVHMLDAEKETCLLPLEDDKEQRLEADRYNFVTECFFMTHKAIDLGYRVCIEKFFRMNRELHRLQTMYYEMMSQNGADVPSDLMQMVSSQMQQFLCLQNVLLEPETDELLLQFYEASAIWLTQLSAREASQIDTLEPAKGFSPQTQQPVNLPLVGVAVSRVLKCIPEYIIENIVGYLQFSRHFDSRSLRVDVDAQRSIFTMILIFMGSSERIRNPHLRARLAEGLESLLPKESEPAGFSLSATLFTNHPHRLEIIPNLLRVFVSIEMTGQSVQFEQKFNYRRPMYAIMDYLWKIDEQKECFRALERQAIENIEAEDPPIFLRFINLLINDAIFLLDESLSNLQQIRQMQGAQDAGEWESLAQTERQQNVANLRNLGMLARFDNILGRDTINILQLLTSETKSIFCHSSMVDRVAAMLNYFLLNLTGPKKGNFKVKDKREFEFDPARTVLEICRIYVNLCECDAFCLAVSQDGRSYSPQLFEYAEQVLTRIGGGQLIGEMQEFAQKVQRIEKQQKIDEEALIDPPDEFLDPIMSSLMADPVILPSSRITVDRSTIARHLLSDQSDPFNRSPLTMEQVKRNDELKAKIDAWMREKRASHAATLAAAAAATKGGESSEQPTTPVTPTAVAMDADETVENQ; translated from the exons ATGGCGGAAAGCATGGATACATCACACAAACCGAACCCGCTGGAGCAGAAGACCAATGCGCACATCGAGAAAATCTTCCTGATCACGCTGAACAAGAATCcgcagaaaaacaaacagttcGTGTACGTGGAGGACGTGGCGCAAGGTGTCGACAGTGGGCTGCTCGATCTGGACGTGCTGGAGCAGGCGCTGTTCGAGCGGCTGATGCTGCCCAACCCGTCCGAGTATCTGATACCGAACAACATCACCACCTCCGACACGCCCCAGATTGCGGAAACGAAGGCCATCCTCTATCTGTACGGCTGTTTCGAGCGCAATGAGAAACCGGTCGAACCGAACGACAGTGTCGCGCTGGACAACCAGCGCAAGATGAAGGCGCTCATACTGCGCAACGTGTGCACCTCGCTGAAGCAGCCGGAGCTGTACGAGGGCCAGAACCTGTCGAACCAGCTGCTGGACATTTTCAAGCAGTGCAGCACGGACGACTACGCCGTAGCGGGCCGGTTCGTGTCGGAAGCGGTGAACGAAATATTCACCGACACGGAAACAGAATCCGAGGGGTTCGCAATCATTCGCGGCATTTTCGGGCCCATTTTTGTGGTCGTCATGAAGGCGTTGCGGGCGGCCTCGCTAATCACCATCGAGTGCTGGGTGATGCCGTTCCTGCAGGTGTTCCCGAGCGACAAAAACAACCCCCGGCTGGCGCTCATCTTTCTCGGCTACACGACCCCGCCGCCCGACTCGGACGGTATCAAATATTCCGACTCCCTGCTCGGCCAGCTGCTGTCGCTCTCGATAATGCCGCGCAACCACAACGGGCCGTACGAGTACTACGAGAACCCGCTCACCACGAACCGGTCGGCGGTGGACAGTCTGTCGTCGAACCTGTGGAACTACACCAAGCGGCATCTGGCGAGAATGCACGCGTTCGTGAAAAGCTTTCTGCTGCTCGGCGGCACCGTGCGCAGCAAGATGCTCGACTGGATCGGCCGGTGCCTGCATGCGAACGTGCCGCGCGGCCAGATCTGGAACACGCACCACGGCATGGGCATGTTCGGCAATCAGACCACCTCGCCCGACGCGTTCAGCATCAATCTGGCCGGGGTGCTGTTGCGCCTGTGTCAGCCGCTGCTGAAACCGCAGCTGAAGGTGCTGATCGTGGACCCGACCTACTGTGCCGTGAAGGAGGCGGACAAGGAAACCAAAGCCGTACACATGCTCGACGCGGAGAAGGAAACGtgtctgctgccgctggaggaCGACAAGGAGCAGCGGCTCGAGGCGGACCGGTACAACTTCGTCACGGAGTGCTTCTTCATGACGCACAAAGCGATCGATCTCGGGTACCGCGTGTGCATCGAGAAGTTTTTCCGCATGAACCGCGAGCTGCACCGGCTGCAGACGATGTACTACGAGATGATGTCACAGAACGGTGCGGACGTGCCGAGCGATCTGATGCAGATGGTGTCCTCGCAGATGCAGCAGTTCCTCTGCCTGCAGAACGTGCTGCTCGAGCCGGAAACGGacgaactgctgctgcagttctACGAAGCATCCGCCATCTGGCTGACGCAGCTGAGCGCGCGCGAAGCGTCCCAGATCGACACGCTCGAGCCGGCGAAAGGGTTCTCGCCCCAGACGCAGCAGCCCGTCAATCTGCCCCTGGTCGGGGTGGCCGTGTCGCGCGTGCTGAAGTGCATTCCCGAGTACATCATCGAGAACATCGTGGGGTACTTGCAGTTTTCGCGCCACTTCGACAGCCGCTCGCTGCGCGTCGACGTGGACGCGCAGCGATCGATCTTCACGATGATACTGATCTTCATGGGCAGCTCGGAGCGCATCCGCAATCCGCATCTGCGCGCCCGGCTGGCCGAGGGGCTGGAGAGCCTGCTGCCGAAGGAGTCCGAGCCGGCCGGGTTCAGCCTGAGCGCCACGCTGTTCACTAACCATCCGCACCGGCTGGAAATCATTCCGAACCTGTTGCGCGTGTTCGTCAGCATCGAGATGACGGGGCAGAGCGTACAGTTCGAGCAGAAGTTTAACTACCGCCGGCCGATGTACGCGATAATGGACTACCTGTGGAAGATCGACGAGCAGAAGGAATGCTTCCGGGCGCTGGAGCGGCAAGCGATCGAAAACATCGAGGCGGAAGATCCGCCCATCTTTCTGCGCTTCATCAACCTGCTCATCAACGATGCGATCTTTCTGCTGGACGAGTCGCTGAGCAATCTGCAGCAGATCCGCCAGATGCAGGGCGCCCAGGACGCGGGGGAATGGGAATCGCTGGCCCAGACCGAGCGGCAGCAGAACGTGGCCAACCTGCGCAATCTGGGCATGCTGGCCCGGTTCGACAACATTCTCGGCCGCGACACGATCAACATACTGCAGCTGCTCACGTCCGAGACGAAGTCGATCTTTTGCCATTCGTCGATGGTCGATCGGGTGGCGGCCATGCTGAACTATTTCCTCCTGAACTTGACCGGCCCGAAGAAGGGCAACTTCAAGGTGAAGGATAAGCGCGAGTTCGAGTTCGATCCGGCCCGCACGGTGCTGGAAATCTGTCGCATCTACGTGAATCTGTGCGAGTGCGATGCGTTCTGTTTGGCCGTGTCGCAGGACGGTCGCAGCTACAGCCCGCAGCTGTTCGAGTACGCGGAGCAGGTGCTGA CCCGCATCGGTGGCGGCCAGCTGATTGGGGAGATGCAAGAGTTCGCCCAGAAGGTGCAGCGCATCGAGAAGCAGCAAAAGATTGACGAGGAAGCGCTGATCGATCCGCCGGACGAGTTCCTCGATCCGATCATGTCCTCGCTCATGGCCGATCCGGTCATACTGCCCAGCTCGCGCATCACCGTCGACCGGTCGACGATTGCGCGCCATCTCCTGTCCGACCAGTCGGATCCGTTCAACCGGTCGCCCCTGACGATGGAGCAGGTGAAGCGAAACGATGAGCTGAAGGCCAAAATAGACGCTTGGATGCGGGAGAAGCGTGCCAGTCATGCCGCCACGTTAGCTGCCGCAGCTGCTGCGACAAAGGGCGGTGAAAGCAGCGAACAGCCCACTACGCCCGTAACACCGACGGCCGTCGCAATGGACGCAGACGAAACGGTCGAGAACCAGTAG
- the LOC120894036 gene encoding mitochondrial inner membrane protease subunit 1 produces the protein MYKFLSKALGICGYIVQYGCITHCTFEYLGDFVVCVGPSMEPTLMTNNVLITDRITPRLAKLQRGDIIITKSPTKPVQHVCKRIIGMPGDRIMTRASFNLNPLSNTYTIYTSVLANDSGSELELDADGHLPRAKAQQHYEAMVKLREKVDYVSHSVEEAQAKQQQQQQQQDGTGRVAMSGEGRGVDILPEEDSHPEPRTSIVIVPRGHLWIEGDNVQNSSDSRNYGPVPIGLVKSRAVCRLWPLSEFKLFI, from the exons atgtataaatttctTTCGAAAGCACTCGGCATCTGTGGATACATCGTGCAGTATGGCTGCATTACCCACTGCACCTTCGAGTACCTGGGCGATTTCGTTGTG TGCGTTGGCCCCTCGATGGAACCGACCCTGATGACGAACAACGTGCTGATAACTGACCGCATTACCCCGCGCCTCGCCAAACTGCAGCGAGGCGATATTATCATCACCAAAAGCCCCACCAAACCGGTGCAGCACGTGTGCAAGCGCATCATCGGCATGCCGGGCGATCGGATCATGACACGGGCATCGTTCAACCTGAACCCGCTCTCGAACACGTACACCATCTACACCTCGGTGCTGGCGAACGACAGTGGCAGCGAGCTGGAGCTGGACGCAGATGGACACCTGCCGAGGGCGAAAGCGCAACAGCACTACGAGGCGATGGTCAAGCTGCGGGAAAAGGTTGACTACGTGAGCCACTCGGTGGAGGAAGCGCaagcgaagcagcagcagcagcaacagcagcaggacggTACGGGACGCGTGGCGATGAGCGGTGAGGGGCGGGGGGTGGATATACTGCCGGAGGAGGACAGCCATCCGGAACCGAGAACGAGCATTGTTATTGTGCCGCGGGGACACTTGTGGATCGAGGGCGACAATGTGCAGAATAGTTCCGACTCGCGCAACTACGGCCCAGTGCCGATTGGGCTGGTAAAGAGCCGAGCCGTCTGCCGTCTGTGGCCTTTGAGCGAGTTTAAGCTGTTTATTTga